Proteins encoded within one genomic window of Triticum aestivum cultivar Chinese Spring chromosome 2D, IWGSC CS RefSeq v2.1, whole genome shotgun sequence:
- the LOC123055158 gene encoding uncharacterized protein: MLLANLLQPPRCPLASPIRCQAPAQHHQPAASSSRGLLLRGAGSPVVKRLPAGDWLLWYHSGARVALATSPDGLRWSAPVAPDPLLPSTDWWVFDTAAVRPGDVLVISGPDAPSSPSRRPPPSSSAVYWLYYTGSNDARLAASPFPAADVAALPGLAISQDGRHWARIEGAHHTGALLGVGEDHPQGWEKRCAAAPKVVMHADGDLRMYYHSFDEMSQRHAVGVARSRDGIRWERVGKALEGGGPGSFDEGGVRQGHVVRDRAAGRYMMAYEGLDGNGGVSIGLAVSEDGLRGWRRCSESPALCSSEDDDEWDVAGVGAPCLVQMDGPYDWRLYYMGVGKDGEAAIGMAYSEGQGLPRFNRCDALLM, encoded by the coding sequence ATGCTCCTCGCCAATCTCCTCCAGCCGCCGCGCTGCCCGCTCGCCTCCCCCATCCGCTGCCAGGCCCCGGCCCAGCACCaccagcccgccgcctcctcctcccgcggccTCCTCCTCCGCGGCGCGGGCTCCCCCGTCGTCAAGCGCCTGCCCGCCGGCGACTGGCTCCTCTGGTACCACTCCGGGGCGCGCGTCGCGCTCGCCACCTCCCCCGACGGCCTGCGCTGGAGCGCGCCCGTGGCGCCCGACCCGCTGCTGCCCTCCACCGACTGGTGGGTCTTCGACACCGCCGCCGTCCGCCCCGGCGACGTCCTCGTCATCTCCGGCCCCGACGCGCCGTCGTCGCCGTCCCGCCGccccccgccctcctcctccgccgtGTACTGGCTCTACTACACCGGCTCCAACGACGCGCGCCTCGCGGCGTCCCCGTTCCCCGCCGCGGACGTCGCCGCGCTGCCCGGCCTCGCCATCAGCCAGGACGGCCGCCACTGGGCGCGCATCGAGGGGGCCCACCACACCGGCGCGCTCCTCGGGGTCGGGGAGGACCACCCGCAGGGCTGGGAGAAGCGCTGCGCCGCGGCCCCCAAGGTGGTGATGCACGCCGACGGGGACCTCCGGATGTACTACCACTCGTTCGACGAAATGTCGCAGAGGCACGCGGTCGGGGTGGCCAGGTCCAGGGACGGCATCCGGTGGGAGAGGGTGGGGAAGGCGCTCGAGGGAGGTGGGCCCGGGTCGTTCGACGAAGGCGGGGTGCGGCAGGGGCATGTCGTCCGTGACCGCGCCGCCGGTCGGTACATGATGGCGTACGAGGGTTTGGATGGCAATGGCGGGGTGAGCATTGGGTTGGCTGTGTCGGAGGACGGGCTGAGAGGGTGGAGGCGGTGCAGTGAATCACCAGCGCTGTGCTCGTCAGAGGATGATGACGAGTGGGACGTCGCTGGGGTCGGCGCCCCGTGCCTGGTGCAAATGGATGGGCCATATGATTGGAGACTCTATTACATGGGCGTAGGGAAGGATGGTGAGGCTGCTATTGGGATGGCATATTCAGAGGGTCAGGGTCTTCCGAGGTTCAACAGGTGTGATGCTCTTCTCATGTAA
- the LOC123055159 gene encoding transcription factor MYB16 produces the protein MGRSPCCDKVGLKKGPWTPEEDEKLLAHIEEHGHGSWRALPSKAGLQRCGKSCRLRWTNYLRPDIKRGKFSLQEEQTIIQLHALLGNRWSAIATHLSRRTDNEIKNYWNTHLKKRLAKMGIDPVTHKAASGAPVGTADDVRSAKAAASLSHMAQWESARLEAEGRLARESTMRTAASTPTSITLHPINLPEPTTSPCLGMLQPWQGAKLDLESPTSTLTFIGNNNSVSLGISEGDPTTCKLRSDDPEREEDSVRKFLRQQQMQGLEGAERGDEHIIGCEEPWFQGTAGVGAGFTDMLHDALDCWGESSNGQAELSGQVSGDGESSSSYWSGILGMVVTSELPPSHPHPPAFL, from the exons ATGGGGCGATCACCATGCTGTGACAAGGTCGGCCTAAAGAAAGGTCCATGGACGCCggaggaggacgagaagcttcTTGCCCACATCGAGGAGCATGGACACGGGAGCTGGCGTGCATTGCCCTCCAAGGCCG GTttgcagaggtgcggcaagagctgcaGACTGAGATGGACCAACTACCTGCGGCCGGACATCAAGAGGGGCAAGTTCAGCCTGCAGGAAGAACAGACCATCATCCAGCTTCATGCTCTTCTTGGCAACAG GTGGTCTGCCATCGCGACACACCTGTCGAGGCGCACTGACAACGAGATCAAGAACTACTGGAACACCCACCTCAAGAAGAGGCTGGCCAAGATGGGGATCGACCCCGTCACCCACAAGGCCGCCAGCGGAGCTCCCGTAGGCACCGCAGACGACGTCAGATCAGCCAAGGCCGCCGCCAGCCTCAGCCACATGGCCCAATGGGAGAGCGCCCGGCTTGAGGCCGAGGGGCGCCTGGCTCGAGAATCCACGATGCGCACAGCAGCCTCTACACCAACTTCAATCACTCTGCACCCAATAAACCTGCCAGAGCCTACCACCTCCCCGTGCCTCGGCATGTTGCAGCCATGGCAGGGCGCGAAGCTAGACCTGGAGTCACCCACCTCCACGCTGACGTTCATCGGTAATAATAACAGTGTCAGCCTTGGGATATCTGAGGGCGACCCCACGACGTGTAAGTTGAGAAGCGATGATCCGGAGCGCGAAGAGGACAGCGTGCGCAAGTTCCTCCGCCAGCAGCAGATGCAAGGGCTGGAAGGCGCGGAGAGGGGAGACGAGCACATCATCGGCTGCGAGGAGCCGTGGTTCCAAGGGACCGCTGGCGTCGGAGCTGGCTTCACAGACATGCTGCACGATGCATTGGATTGCTGGGGTGAGTCcagcaatggccaagccgagctCAGCGGGCAGGTCTCTGGAGACGGAGAGAGCAGCAGCAGCTACTGGAGCGGCATCCTCGGCATGGTGGTCACCTCGGAGCTGCCACCATCCCACCCCCACCCACCAGCATTTCTCTAG